One stretch of Anguilla anguilla isolate fAngAng1 chromosome 5, fAngAng1.pri, whole genome shotgun sequence DNA includes these proteins:
- the mtmr7b gene encoding myotubularin-related protein 7b: MEHIRTPKVENVRLIDRASPRKVCIGTLYLTGTHTIFVENAPETRKETWILHSLVCGIERPPAAPSGYPLLIRCKNFQVILFLIPQDRDCQDVQLSLTRLSRPERYGELSCFSFNPKVDQEDREAAWTRVDLRTEYCRMGVPNQLWQLTHANSEYRICDTYPCELYVPKTATPPIIVGSSKFRSRGRFPTLSYYRRDNHASICRSSQPLTGFSARCLEDEQMLEAIMKSNPGSQFMYVVDTRPKLNAIANRAAGKGYENEDNYSNIKFQFIGIENIHVMRSSLQKILEVCEVKSPSMSDFLWGLENSGWLKHIKAILDAGIFIAKAVAEEGVSVLVHCSDGWDRTAQACSVASVLLDPYYRTLKGLMVLIEKDWVSFGHKFSHRYSHLDGDPKEVSPVLDQFLDCVWQLTEQFPCAFQYNERLLLQLHTHIYSCQYGNFLGNSEKERKDLRIRERTQSLWAHLWENRLIYMNPLYRLDHGQAQGVLRPDTAPYCFKFWKAMYCRSEKGTVPQQSAVDFLMAVKEETQQLEEELACHEEKIAKLGKLRGKVFETNVSTADQNKDGETGAPQDYTGVVPQGEPESSPLILPRDTLKSSDPDLSVNSDQESGVADLNCLSPIGGEESGKDPYSEEAAYATA, translated from the exons ATGGAGCATATCAGAACGCCCAAG GTTGAAAACGTCCGTCTGATTGACAGAGCGTCTCCGAGGAAGGTGTGCATTGGCACCTTGTATCTGACGGGGACTCACACCATCTTTGTTGAAAACGCGCCCGAGACCCGCAAAGAAACATGG ATCCTACATAGCCTCGTCTGTGGCATCGAGAGGCCGCCCGCAGCCCCCTCCGGATACCCCCTGCTCATTCGCTGCAAGAACTTCCAggtcatcctcttcctcatcccccAGGACAGGGACTGCCAGGACGTGCAGCTCTCCCTGACACGCCTGTCCCGTCCAG AGAGGTACGGGGAGCTCTCCTGCTTCTCCTTCAACCCCAAGGTGGACCAAGAGGACCGAGAGGCGGCCTGGACCCGCGTGGACCTCAGGACCGAGTACTGCCGCATGGGGGTGCCAAACCAGCTCTGGCAGCTCACACACGCCAACAGCGAGTACAGG ATTTGCGATACTTACCCATGTGAGCTGTACGTCCCGAAAACGGCCACGCCCCCCATCATCGTGGGCAGCTCCAAGTTCAGAAGCAGGGGCCGTTTCCCAACGCTTTCGTACTACCGTCGAGACAACCAC GCTAGCATCTGCCGCAGCAGCCAGCCCCTCACTGGCTTCAGTGCTCGCTGTCTGGAGGACGAGCAGATGCTGGAGGCCATCATGAAGTCGAACCCGGGCAGCCAGTTCATGTACGTGGTGGACACCAGGCCCAAG CTGAACGCGATAGCCAATCGCGCTGCAGGAAAGGGCTATGAGAACGAGGACAATTACTCCAACATCAAATTTCAGTTCATCGGCATTGAGAACATTCATGTGATGAGGAGCAGCCTGCAGAAGATTCTGGAAG TGTGCGAGGTCAAATCGCCCAGCATGAGCGACTTCCTGTGGGGGCTGGAGAACAGCGGCTGGCTGAAGCACATCAAAGCCATCCTGGACGCGGGCATCTTCATCGCCAAG gcgGTGGCGGAGGAGGGTGTCAGTGTGCTGGTGCACTGCTCGGACGGCTGGGACAGGACGGCTCAGGCCTGCTCTGTGGCCAGTGTGCTGCTGGACCCGTATTACAGAACCCTGAAGGGCCTCATG GTGCTCATTGAGAAGGACTGGGTGTCATTCGGACACAAGTTCTCTCACAG GTACAGCCACCTGGACGGGGACCCCAAGGAGGTGTCCCCTGTGCTGGACCAGTTCCTGGACTGTGTGTGGCAGCTGACGGAGCAGTTTCCCTGCGCCTTCCAGTACAACGAGCggctgctcctgcagctgcacaCGCACATCTACTCCTGCCAGTACGGCAACTTCCTGGGCAACAgcgagaaggagaggaaggacCTGAG AATTCGGGAAAGGACCCAGTCGCTGTGGGCGCACCTATGGGAGAACAGACTGATCTACATGAATCCCCTGTACCGACTGGACCACGGTCAGGCGCAGGGAGTCCTGAGGCCTGACACCGCCCCCTACTGTTTCAA GTTCTGGAAGGCGATGTACTGTCGATCGGAGAAGGGGACCGTCCCACAGCAGTCAGCAGTGGACTTCCTGATGGCTGTCAAGGAGGAGAcacagcagctggaggaggagcttgCATGCCATGAGGAG AAAATTGCCAAGCTGGGGAAACTGCGAGGGAAAGTTTTCGAGACCAACGTGAGCACAGCAGATCAGAACAAAGATGGAGAGACCGGTGCCCCCCAGGACTATACAGGCGTCGTCCCGCAGGGGGAGCCAGAGAGCTCGCCGCTGATCCTGCCCCGGGACACGCTGAAGAGCTCCGACCCCGACCTGTCCGTCAACAGCGATCAGGAATCGGGCGTGGCCGACCTCAACTGCCTCTCGCCCATTGGCGGGGAGGAGAGTGGCAAGGACCCCTACTCGGAAGAGGCTGCCTACGCCACTGCCTGA
- the LOC118227802 gene encoding uncharacterized protein LOC118227802, whose protein sequence is MAGIPAVHLSTLCLALFCSSVLGHAMDNSTWTPPSTSTPEAHQSERPATELYTTVSAATETSAGPDANITKPTTPPGPTTLITRGRTDGQPREMTSVKGTPTTSSQTPQSPTVPSSSSSVPIVVSLVVLIVVLILLLYVLSLFRNRRWARGAWGCLGRAVARARAALSWLGIRLWPGKSGGREDEEEDEEDEGNSEREGDVELGNGMAAEVEKEKREEEEEEDSSDDYSSMEGFDPRERARQGKEEDEERGKGPSQCEDREEEGKSGEAVLLERSKEGGMEECDLTAL, encoded by the coding sequence ATGGCGGGCATTCCTGCAGTGCACCTGAGCACACTCTGTCTGGCCCTCTTTTGCTCATCTGTACTGGGACATGCCATGGACAACAGCACGTGGACTCCCCCTTCTACATCGACACCTGAGGCTCACCAATCAGAGCGTCCCGCTACTGAACTGTACACCACCGTCTCGGCTGCCACGGAAACAAGCGCGGGACCCGACGCGAATATCACCAAGCCCACGACCCCCCCTGGCCCGACCACGCTAATCACACGTGGCAGGACCGACGGACAGCCCCGGGAAATGACGAGCGTCAAGGGCACCCCGACAACGAGTAGTCAAACGCCGCAAAGCCCTACAGTACCGAGCTCCTCCAGTTCCGTCCCTATCGTCGTCAGCCTGGTGGTGCTGATAGTCGTGCTCATCCTCCTCCTGTACGTCCTGTCCCTGTTCCGAAATCGCCGCTGGGCCCGGGGTGCGTGGGGGTGCCTGGGGCGCGCGGTGGCCAGAGCGAGAGCCGCCCTGAGCTGGCTGGGGATCCGTCTGTGGCCCGGGAAGAGCGGGGGGCGggaggacgaagaggaggatgaggaggatgaggggaacagcgagagagagggggatgtggAGCTTGGGAATGGGATGGCTGCAGAGGTcgagaaagagaagagggaggaggaggaggaagaggactcCTCAGACGACTACTCCAGCATGGAGGGGTTTGACCCGAGGGAGAGGGCCAGGCAGGGcaaggaggaagatgaggagagagggaagggccCGAGTCAGtgtgaggacagagaggaagaagggaagAGCGGAGAGGCGGTTCTCCTGGAGAGAAGTAAGGAAGGGGGGATGGAGGAGTGCGACCTCACAGCACtgtga